DNA from Tachysurus vachellii isolate PV-2020 chromosome 22, HZAU_Pvac_v1, whole genome shotgun sequence:
GTGTTCATGCGCAGTGTCATCCTGACAGCTTAATGCGGCGCATCATAATATCTGATAACCGCATGAAAAATCAGGCTCATGGAGGTGAAAATTCAAAACGGCAGTGTATGCTGTGAGCACACATGGCTAATAAGACTATACCATGTAGCAACTTGTTTATTTCCACCTTTATTCaggttctgtttttctttttttttttttaaatcaaagatattataaaatatcagcttACTGTTTTCTCTAATGTGATATGACATTAACAAACAGCCCTGTGTGCTTTACATTTTAACCCCCCATTGAATTGTCTCATTCATTTCAAACTCTCTTCCCCACATTGAATTTTACGTTAtctctgtttgtgtttaaactAAATCGATTCACGGTGTTCTTGGCGTTGTTAACTTCGTCCGTGCCGATCGCTCATCTTCAACACGGAAGCGTACGTGACACCGCTCCAATCCCAAAACTCATTTAGCACCTGGTTTTTGTCTTCCTCTCCACCCAGACATTACAGTGCTAGATAGACAACATGCCTTCCTCGTGAAGTAACTGATTggagtaaataaatacacacgtcTTAAACTCCTGCCACCTATTTCAGTCCGTGCTTGAGTAAGGCTGCGGCTCATGCTTTTTTCCATTCGTGAGAATTTGTCCCTTGCAGTGGGTGGCCACGCAGCCGATTTAAAAATAGGGCCAGCTCTGGGGGCTACAGGCTCAACATTGTTTACGCATGATAGCACGCTTGGAAGAATCACATCCAAACCTTTGTGGTATGTATATAATGGTGTAAAGGGCTATAAATAGGTGAACAGAGGTTGTGGTTAGAGGAGGGACAACGGTGGTGCAAACAATGGCTATAAAAGTGTTGCCAATGACAGCCTCACTCGTGATTTCTTCTGCTTTTGATcagaaaaagacatttttttttgttctttgttgttCATGTTGTTGAACACAATCATTATAATGAAGGACAGGGAGGCAAATCTCAGGCTTCCTCATTATATCCAATTTCTTGATATATCACGATACCACCGAATCGGAGactggaatcggaatcagagtTTTGTAGCTTCTGTTTGATATGTGATCAACTCTAGTTCATGCTCGATCATAATCAGGAGAAGGGAAATAGGAAAAGTAGCAGAGTTCTGGGCAAATCAACTTGctagctttttatttactcattagatcaacaaaaaaatttttgcacaacgattttgttgtttttgttatttatttatttatttatttggttttatttatttatttttggtacgCATTTGAAATTTGTCGTCATCAACCTTGTTTTGCAAATGCGGCCAAAGACAAAAACGTTCCCCAGATATTTTGGCCTGTTTGTTACTCTGTTTCTGGCCGCTGTTTATAAAAGAGTGTCATGCACTAACCTATATTGCTAAAAGCGCCCACAAGAGGTGACGAAATCTCCAAAATTATTACGCTTCAAAGTAAGAATTTGAACCGTGTGTCACATCTATCCTTGGATTTGTTTTTGTGCTGTGGAAAAGTTTGGACCTTTGATCCCCATAGTGCTTAAAATAAACCATATGAGTGGTGGGCTGCATGTGTGAAGTTTAAGTTTGCTAGCTGcgttggaggaaaaaaacagccaGGGATTTGGAGCGTTGTGTATCTTTTAAGGCCTCTGATAAATCAGCCAACACTAAATCCTTAATGCCCATTAAACTGAGCCCTTCCCATATTAGCACAGTGGTACAGGAGCTTTATTTTGCTGGCTCATAAACAGATGCAGTCTGTAGcgtaacacacacgcacacacccacactgttCCTGATATAGGTTCAGCTCTGACATCAGCACTGTCTTCATTCATTAGCTCCAGTAACTGAGATGACATCACCAAGGAGGGATCACGGAGCTAAAAAGGCCATCCAGTGGCTGCGAGTCAGCTGGATGATGCATGGTCTGTTCCCTCATAGCACCTTCTGCTCTTTCTCGCTCCCTCCCTATCGCACTCCACACCCGGGCTTCTCTCCTTTCAGTCTGCTGACGCAAACCGCTTTACGACACAGTCACATTGACATTCGCCCCAACGTGGTGTTTCTTTCTGAAACAAATAGCATCTGTGAGCTCTTAAATATGAAGCGTTTTTATTGTGTCACTATTGCTCAAGTTTCCACggttttaaataatttcatagttttttctttcagtgttgttgatgtgttaagcggttgtattttatttattctaattttttattttgtaacttttttccTGAACACAGCAGTTTAAATGTACAGCAGTTtgctagcatttttttttcaccctaaTTTTTATCCAGTACATCAGTATTGTATTCGGttcactttattaaaaataaataaatttatatacagAATTTGTTGTCCATGGTCCATTGTGGTAGATTAATACTGATTAATCAGTGTTGCTTTTACACTCATATATTGTAATTTAAACGTTTTTTCTATCTTCCATGCAGGTGTGGTCCTGGTGTGTTTTGAGGGCGACATGGACGGCTACATTAACCTGGTGGCGTACCCTTATGTGGAGAGCGAAGGCTTGGACTATGAAGAGCTGCCCGAGAGGGACCAACCGCGTCGGAAACACTCACGTCGCAGCCTGCATCGCTCCAGCAGTGACCATAAGGAGGAAAGAGCCGCCCACGAAAGCGACAGCAACGAAAAGTAAGCCTTTATAATGTCACTGGGAAGCCAAACATGGACTGAATGTGGACAGGGCAACCTTACCATCATTCTGATGCCGTGATTTTATTGCACTTTTCACTGCCTCTTATCGATTAGTGCAGCCGAAGCAGGGCAGAGTCGTAGGAATGTACCGTAAACTTGAGACCGTTTGTTCAAAACGGTATTATCTTACACGGTATAGTGCACAGAGAAGCcactttaaataagaaataagcaTTGTATACAGTCACTGCTAATAATAATTGATTACTTCATACTCTTTATGCTAAGTGGTTATGTTATACCCACACAAGCCTCTTGTTTTACACAGTTTAATTGACTTAGGAAGATAGTTCTGTGATGCAGTATGGATCAGGTATGATCAAATTAACGTAACACACAACCGAACCGTTAGGTTTCCCCTGTTAGGTTTTTCACCCTCTGTAGTGTgggatatttattttaaattacaatctacatttaaattatATCTTTGGGCTGAAAACACAAATagatgtgtttctctctctcactcagacacacacacacacacttatatttgTGTCTTAATTTATTACTGAAACTACAGATATCATCCGAGTCGAGAGCAACGaggaagtgggcggagcttccaTGTGGCGTCAGTTACTATTGGactgttaaaaaaacacttcaagaaaaaaatctattccaATAAAATATGGCAAATTAAACTGACAATTAAATCATACAATCCTCCTGTGTAGTCAAAGTTTTGACTTGAACTACAAAAGGTGTTTTTGTTACAGACCAAATCTGACCTATAAGCTGTGAACATGAAAGTAAGTAAGGATGCGTGAGCTCACAAGGAGTTTCACAAGGTAAAACTCCTTCAGCACAGTTAAGCCAAATCCCGATCTAATGTATACACGTTATAAAGGTTGTAGCTTAATGGCTTTGTAGAGCCTTCATAATGCATCACCAAATATGGATCGAGATTTGGCACCAGAAAGGGTGACTTCAGTAAGTTCCTGCTAGAAATGATGAGGAAGATCATTTCCAGGGCACATAacttatttacagatttatattGAGCAACTGAAAGTGAGACACAATGCAGAGGTAAATAATTTATACACTGAATGTAAAAGTTTGTGGGCACTTAATCATTTTTTTGAACATCATTTTTAAGAGTTAAGAGTCCCTCATTGCTGTAATCATAAGCTCCTGCATAAGTCTTCTgcgaaggctttccactagatttgggagtgtggctgtgtggatttgtgctcattcaggcTTCAGAGCAGCAGTGAAGTCAGGCACTGATGAACCTGTTGGTGTTTCAGTTCACCCTGAAGATGTTCAGTGGAGTGAAGGTTGGGGATCTGAGCAGGATGTTTGAGTTGTTTGGGCCTCTTGGTGAGGCAAATTGTAATACTTTGTGGCACCGGTTTGATTAAGGCCAGCATGTGGGTTTGATGATGACATGTCCATATAATTTTGATCATTTAGCGTATCGTTTAATCTACACACTTAACAttgaaacactgaacacacactgactaaGAGTATTTAAGTCATTCGTATCAATTTACTGCAAGCGGTTCAATAAGCTCTTAGCGTATGACCTGCACTACAAATAACTGGGAGTTGAATTTTTCACAATTGAAAGTCAAGTTTATTGGAGTTGGCTGAACATCTTGTTCTTTCCTCCATTCAAATGCTCAGTGTCTTCAATGAAATCCAACATGGTCACTAAGGAAACatgatatccagtgactcagttAGCTGGTGTCCTATCCTTGTGCATACAGCAAGATTGTGCAGTGAATAACCATGattctctcgtgtgtgtgtgtgtgtgtgtgtgtttgtgtatgtgtatgtgtgcatgtgtcatcAGTTTGCAGGAGCTAAAGAGTCCACGCCTGGACTTGCAGATTTATTCTGACGTGCCCTTCCAGATGCTGGACGGTAACAGCGGGCTGAGCGCTGAAAAGATCAGCCACAACCCCTGGAGCCTACGCTGCCACAAACAGCAACTCAGTCGCATGCGCTCTGAATCCAAGGAGAGGAAGCTCTACAGTATCCTGCTAGGCTGGTCGACAAAAATCTCGTCCCTAACCAAGCAAGGGCGTGGGAAATGCGTTTGTTTGTCACCATGACAACGACTCAAACAAAGTTATTTACATGACCGCTCTTAAAATAAGACGTGAACCATGTGGGGATGTTATTTTAAAGCACATACACTTAGCACCTCTTAAATAATTACGTCTCTTGTGCACAATTGTTGGCTTTGTACCATGCGTAGATGCTGAAGGATTTAACTTTGGCTCATGAATTTGATTCTGCAAATCAGAAACACTTGTAAGTTgtataatttaacatttttttaaatttaattcaacACCACTCAGTAGTAAACTCACAGCTGATTACATAATAGTTTGACTCTGAACACAGCTGGCTACAACAGCCAAGTGTTCGCTGACACATCGCTGTGTTAGTGAAAAAAATGGGGGGTGAGAACAAACAGCTGAAGGTGAAACTTTTGTTTGGATGGGCTTGTTTTCCTGCTTAATCAGATCACAGAAGTTTCCATAACAAACAACGTTCCCGAGTTTGAAATCAGGGTAAAGATTTTCTGCGAGATTATTCTATTTTCTCTGATATATCGTGCCCTCACCTCTCACCGAACGTAATCACAAAGATAACCGgacgagaggaaaaaaaaaaaaaaaaacacaaggccGAGCTCTAATTGGCTGTGAGCTCAGGGATCCGAGTTCAGGTTTTCCTGGTGGTCTCACGTCATTGTCTGGTTGACTTTAGGCCGAACCCAATCTCTCTTCTATACCGCTAGAGAAAGATTTATTAGATTTTCCACTTGGCTcactcatttctctctcattcagaTTTTACTAGTTCTGAAAAGGGAGAATTGACCAAAGTAATCACTCTGCATTTTGCTAATTTCCTGTACTTAGTCTGAAGGCACCATTTGGGATTTAGCAGTAGGCAACTTCATTTATTCAGAGTGCCCCAGAAATCTGACATAATAGCTCGGCTATCCAAAATAGGTGTCGTTTTGTTCTCTTTTCTAAATGAAGCTCTAGGCCATTGGAGCAGTAGGTTAGCAATTGGCTCTATCCTGCTTCAGTGCTCGGTGGCATATTAACAATAAGGTTCAGATTTCTGTGTAATGCCTCcattcacacacattagtatCAGTTGGAATAGgaaatcaaatgaaaatcaGGGCGATATTTTGCAGCCAGGTGCGAATTGGAGTTACCGGTAAgattgttttcctataacacCATGTCCCATAGTGGGTTATATTTCTTATATGACAGCAGTATCTAATTATTAAAGAATACACATAACACTGATGTACCACTGGAGAGTATTtacaaaaatgctgattaaacATCTCACCAAAAAGcaattacacactttttttttatgttcatgtaGCATGTCCTCCATATTCCtgtgagttgttactatagaaacatcaTCAAAGACGTTTCTGACCAATCAAGAATCCTGCAGCAAAGCGGTAGAGAAGTTCATCTCAAACACCAGCAGGTTATAATATGATAACTGATTGTTATTCTAGACTTCTTACAGTGTAAAACCTGCCTTGACTGAGATTTTCTCCAGAATTTCTGCTCCTCGAGAACGTAGTACATCACTTCAGCTGTCCCTGCATCCTGGACCTGAAGATGGGCACACGGCAGCACGGCGACGACGCGTCCGAGGAGAAGGCCGCTCGTCAGATGAAGAAGTGCGAGCAGAGCACCTCCGCTACTCTGGGCGTGCGAGTGTGTGGGATGCAGGTAAAGATCAACACACACGCATGGTTTCATTCAATGTGCACCAAAGAGTTTGCTCTGCTTTTTTTAGAGAACATGACTTTTTTGGTCTTTACCCAAAAAGTCAGATTATAAACTTTGGTCTCATGAAGCGTGATGCCATTGTGCAGCTGTCCTAGAACCATGCTTCATTTGCATGGGCAAGTATTCTTGCATGTTCCTGCATCTGGTTTTGTTTCTTCTGTGCATGTCTTCATCGTTCTAACATCGTTCTAATTTaaaggaaatgtaaaatgtggCTTGATtactctgtgttcctgttctaTCATATGTGgtacatccacacacaaaccAGTCAAACAAGTCATCTGATGTGATGGttttgatttctgttttttttctttgtattttgttcatcagccaatcaaataGGTTTCACACAAACCAGATAATATTTGAACATAACTACAAATGTTTGGGGTAAAAAAGACACAAGCTGCATCCCGTGACGTACTATACACTATGCTCTATATATTTTCCTCCTAATTTATGATTTTTAGAAGTATCATCTTGATGTCAAATGCTGACAAACGCATGAATTTCAATGCCGCTAACATTAGCAGAATACCATGaagttttaaaatgttgaaaaatccCCGTCAGGAAGCCTCGTCCACTTTTGCTACATAAGCAAAGCTGTGAGTTTGCGAGAGAATAAATTGTCCCAACATTGCACACTTCATATTTCTGGTTGAGTAAGTTACTCATACGGGTTATTGAAGTGCTTAACaacttcttctttttctaattcttatttttctagttcttcttttttttcttttcctttttttcttttttctccttttttctttttcttctttttctcagtcTGAACACACTACTTGCACTATTTATGCACAGATTAGGGCATATATGCGATTTAGGACTCAACAACAGGAGTCACGTCAATAGAGAggttgaaacacacacacacttgaaataTGAAATTGTAAACAACCACCACGTTAGTCACTACAAATTCCCATACTTCAGCCATAAGATCAGCTACAATGTACTGTCCATCTATTAAGCGCACCACCAGATTAGAGATCAGATATCAGATATTCAGCAAGGAAAATCAGCTAGAACTCCACCAGTATCAGAATGTGTTCAGTCTGTTGAATGGCTATCTGATATTGACGTATCTGATCTGGCGTATGATGTTCACGACCTGACACAACATTGACTGATCTATATAGTATctagtatttagtatttttcGCATCTGTCTTCAGACCTCTACTGAAGTGAACCACAAGTATCTACTGTGCTCGTGTTTGTATTTCTACTATTTCTTTTCCTCTCGATCTCTAGGTAGCAGCCCGGACAATGTGCTTCCTGTTTAATGTGCATACGCAGCGTTTAGCATAATGCTCTTTGCCTTGTTTGAGTACACCCTGGTGCTTTGGTCAGGCTTCGAAGCAGGAAGTGGCTTTCATTAATGGCTTTCCTGCTTTCTAATTCTAGAGCCATGACAAGGGGCTGTGAAGTGAGGAATGAGGCTGCTGGGCTGAGTGAAGTGGCTCCCGTTATAGCTGTCCACTTCTATCTAGCAGGAATAACCGATACAGCCGTCTAACTCTCCACAGTGAAAGACCCAAAAACACAACCGGAGcaaattaatacttttttataaatataagatcttaaagtttatttcttaaatgtattttgtagGATATTAGTTTTGCAGAAAAATTTCAGAAATAcgtacaattttaaaaatgaagtaCAGTCATAATTAAACATAAAGTTTCCTGCGTAATGATTGAATAGCGCCATCATTCTGTTTTAAAGGGGCTTAAACAAGATCATTCCTGCGTAAGgacaagaagaaataaagaatgtaACCTTTCATCTGCAAGAAGGCAGAATttgaagtgaataaataaaaacctattaAACAAATCTGAAATGATGTCTACGATAAAGCCATGATCTGATCTCTTTGTCACTGTGTTTTCGCTTAAGAGAGGGTTACACAGTCAACCTTCCGTgtttcatgcaaaaaaaaaccctacggGTTAAGTCTGTATATCCTGTCAGAAGCATCATAAAATTACAAGAGCATTACTGTttaaaatcagatttgagactggagccttaatcttgttttggtttcttttttgtcCCAGGTGTACCAGATGTCCACAGGCCATTATCTGTGCCGCAACAAGTACTACGGCAGAGGTCTGTCTATCGAAGGCTTCCGCCAGGCGCTCTACCAGTTCTTGCACAACGGTACCAAGCTTCGACAGGACCTTTTCGAGCCCATCTTGAGCAAACTGCTCAGCCTCAAAGCCGTACTCGAGCGTCAGGCCTCCTACCGCTTCTACTCTAGCTCTCTGCTCATCATCTACGAAGGCAGGGAACCCGAGCGGGCCGAAGCGTCCTCCGAGAAGGAGAACACCGCAGGGTGCCAGTCTCCACCCCTGGACCCACGCCCTGCTCCAAGCATCGACGTGCGTATGATAGACTTTGCTCACAGCACCTTCAAAGGCTTCCGGGACGACCAGACAGTGCACGACGGACCGGACCGGGGCTACATGTTCGGACTCGAGAGCCTCGTTAGCATCCTGGAAGGGATCCGTGAGGAGAACCAGTAGCCAAAATGgacctgtgtgtttttgttacgAACCCGAACCCCACTTCCTCCCTCATCCTCAGTTCTTTCTGTACTGTCTACATGGTTTCAGTAACAATACTGACGTTTCTGTGAATAGTGACACTTTGAGACATGCTGCAAGCAGGGAGGCACGGCCCTCTGCGTCTTTCAGCCATCAGCACTCAGAGCACGAGGGTTGTTATGAAGCTTTTTACTCGGTAAGGCTGGGAGGGATTGGAGGTGACCTCTGGCTGGGTCTTTACTCGCGCCACCCTACAGAAATGGCAGGGATGGCACCGTGAAACAGGAGCTGGGATCGTTTTGCGTGTCCTGTGGGTTTGTCGCCACCGTGTGGCCATTTGTGGTTTTGCAGTCAGATAGGAGGAAGCAGTGACAGCTCAGGGCAAGTCCAGGGTCAGGTCCTCATCCACATTGCTGGTTCTgtggagggagtgtgtgtgtgtgggtgtgtgtgcgcgtgtggttgggtgagtgcgtgcgtgtgtgcgtgcgtgtggaGGATAGTAATGTTTGGGGTATAAATCCCTACTGCAGTATTCCTACAGGGGCTCAGAAAAGGGAGCAGATACGAAAGCTTTACTATAAAATAAGGGTGGAAGGCTCAGAAGCCCCCTTAATAAAAAGGTGATCACCACCTTGTACGATAAGTTACCATCCACAGCCTAGCTGTGCAAACAAAATCCTGTTTGAGGTCacatgcttatatatatatatatatatattttttaaataataataataatgttatcaTTTCTGCAGTTATCCATTTCACTTAGAGCCAACAttgcattttattcatgttattttttgctttttctttctttctctctctttttgtattAAAGTAATTTCTTTTATGGTTTATGGTAGTGCTGCCAGGTCTAGGCTCGTctgtgggacagtgtgtgtatcCGTAGACGTCCTCGTTTTCGTTCTCTCGAGTACATTTTATGCTAAAAAGATCCTTATCTTTTGCACTGTACATTTGGATTGTGCTCTAAGAAGCATCCAGCATGGTTCTCAGATTAACCCTCTTCCCCCCTCATCTTGTCATTTTATTCCTGGTTTTAGGACTGTTTCTAAACGATTCACACATTCAAACGAGTAAAAATGTCCCTCAGCACATGTAGCAACACAATAGAGATTCTCTTCCCTTTTTTGCTCGTCGTGTCCCCTCTCCCTTCACCACACGGTTagggtatagtgtgtgtatagatggaACGATAGCCATCGTCTTTTTTTAGCGATCAGAGGTTTCTTTTCCCTCTCTGGCACACCACAGACTTCTTTTATCCAGTTTGTTGTCTCCATGTATTCAGATGCAACGTcccacacatgaacacactgcATCAATATTATCAGTGTAGTATTGCTGTTCTATTGTGACCCTCGACCTTTATAGAGGCATCACCTCTTTGTATTGTAATCCAGGTGGACATCATTACAGATTCTAGACCAGATGAGATTATTTGTCTTGTTCTGGATGTCACGGGATCGGCCACCGGTTGTGTCCGTCCTGTCCTGTCGGAGTCGGTTCAGAATGCACTCggcactctttctttctctgttcatGCACATCGTCACGATGTAAAGGGAAAATGCACAACATAACTGTTTCATAATCATGTGTCCAGGTGCATAAATACTGcaagtgtgatatatatatataatttaataactgaccgtttttgtattatatatatatatataatttaataactgACCGTTTTGCTGTGTAACACTTAAAAAGAGCAGTGaaggataaaaaacaaaccataatTTTAAAAACAGGTCATGTTTGTGCTCACAAGCATCCAGATCAGCTCTCCTACACCtacagtacgtgtgtgtatgtgtgtgtgtgtgtgtaaatacttAACCAGGGTTCATGTTTGTCCAGCCTTTTCACTGTTCGAGAGCTGACCAGGATATGAAGGTTTATAGTGCAATCATCACCTTCCCCCCCCACAGCAGGCAGGGTGTGATTCCTAGCTGCTTTAGCTTAACAGAAAGTCTGTTCTGTGCCAGGGCAGGAGGAAGAAATGCTCACACGACTAGCGGAAAAATCGAAGTTGCTGTCTTTCGTGTCgggaggaaaaacaaaaaaaaaacaagtctccTCTGTGGTGGATGTTCTTAGTCTCTCCATAGATGTGAGATTGTATgagtagaaataaaaagaaattactgAAATAATTACCCTCCCCCCAAAAAAGTATGTATTTCTCCCTGTTGTTGcatggatggattttttttttaaggaaaaaaaatgacatatttGAATGTGagttataaatcatttatttaagaaaaccTGTTCTTTTTGTCTTATGTAATTCATTGCACTGATAAACAGGAAAatggttttcattcatttttttttttactacttgAATTGCAGAAATAGTAGgtttaaagcactgacactatTTAATCTTGAAATACTGCAACAGGACTAGTGCCAATGTAAAGCAATAGGAGTGACTGTTGATTAAACCGACATGGCAAATGTTACAGGAGGTTATACTCGTACTCATACCTGGGCTTCTGTTTATAGTTTACTCAGAAATTCAAATCTTAGCACTGAAGAAAATCAAGCTCACTGTCTGGTTTAGCTACATGCCATAACAATggttatgtaaggaataaaacactcaaaaGTAATCTTGTAGTAAAATAACCAAAATCGATAATGATGCAGAGCGGAGTTACGTTTATCTCCTTTTTCAAAGTGTTGtcctttattccttttataccacagcaatttgcagTTGTGCACGATGTTCTTTAATATATTAGAATTGtcactttttatccgtttatagttgtTTAACGTTGGGAAACATCTGTTTGATAGTTTAATCAGTACAAA
Protein-coding regions in this window:
- the ip6k1 gene encoding inositol hexakisphosphate kinase 1 isoform X1, which encodes MCVPHTMETGKHHNASDTGQGQGHGHGRRGRGVPLEPFVHQVGGHTSMMRYDDHTVCKPLISREQRFYESLPPEMKEFTPEFKGVVLVCFEGDMDGYINLVAYPYVESEGLDYEELPERDQPRRKHSRRSLHRSSSDHKEERAAHESDSNENLQELKSPRLDLQIYSDVPFQMLDGNSGLSAEKISHNPWSLRCHKQQLSRMRSESKERKLYKFLLLENVVHHFSCPCILDLKMGTRQHGDDASEEKAARQMKKCEQSTSATLGVRVCGMQVYQMSTGHYLCRNKYYGRGLSIEGFRQALYQFLHNGTKLRQDLFEPILSKLLSLKAVLERQASYRFYSSSLLIIYEGREPERAEASSEKENTAGCQSPPLDPRPAPSIDVRMIDFAHSTFKGFRDDQTVHDGPDRGYMFGLESLVSILEGIREENQ
- the ip6k1 gene encoding inositol hexakisphosphate kinase 1 isoform X2; its protein translation is MTSPRRDHGAKKAIQWLRVSWMMHGVVLVCFEGDMDGYINLVAYPYVESEGLDYEELPERDQPRRKHSRRSLHRSSSDHKEERAAHESDSNENLQELKSPRLDLQIYSDVPFQMLDGNSGLSAEKISHNPWSLRCHKQQLSRMRSESKERKLYKFLLLENVVHHFSCPCILDLKMGTRQHGDDASEEKAARQMKKCEQSTSATLGVRVCGMQVYQMSTGHYLCRNKYYGRGLSIEGFRQALYQFLHNGTKLRQDLFEPILSKLLSLKAVLERQASYRFYSSSLLIIYEGREPERAEASSEKENTAGCQSPPLDPRPAPSIDVRMIDFAHSTFKGFRDDQTVHDGPDRGYMFGLESLVSILEGIREENQ